A part of Hippea maritima DSM 10411 genomic DNA contains:
- the accD gene encoding acetyl-CoA carboxylase, carboxyltransferase subunit beta yields the protein MVFFRRKKSKKEEKKWVQCKKCNETFYIDEVKQNFWVCPRCGSYFRVSAKDRIEMTVDEGSFKEFDSRISTKDPLNFTDLKPYKNRLKDAIQKTGSKEAVINGTCTIDGQPCVLSVMDFSFLGGSMGYATGEKIVRAIEKAMRLKIGLVIISASGGARMQEGILSLMQMERTAAALSLLSDKGLPYISVLTDPTTGGVAASFAMLGDVIIAEPNALIGFAGPRVIEQTIGHGLPEGFQRSEFLLEKGFVDIIVERKELPKYIGKFLRYFSK from the coding sequence ATGGTATTTTTTAGAAGGAAGAAATCTAAAAAGGAAGAGAAGAAATGGGTTCAGTGTAAGAAGTGTAATGAAACCTTTTATATAGACGAGGTTAAGCAGAATTTTTGGGTTTGTCCCAGATGTGGTTCCTACTTTAGGGTTTCTGCCAAAGACAGAATAGAGATGACTGTGGATGAGGGTAGTTTTAAGGAATTTGATAGCCGGATATCAACAAAGGACCCTCTAAATTTTACCGACCTTAAGCCCTATAAGAATAGGCTTAAGGATGCTATTCAAAAAACAGGCTCTAAAGAGGCTGTTATAAACGGTACCTGCACAATAGATGGTCAGCCCTGTGTTTTAAGTGTTATGGATTTTTCTTTCTTGGGCGGTTCTATGGGGTATGCAACAGGAGAGAAGATTGTCAGGGCAATAGAGAAAGCTATGAGACTAAAGATTGGTCTTGTCATAATTAGCGCCTCAGGCGGAGCAAGAATGCAGGAGGGTATCTTATCGCTGATGCAAATGGAAAGAACCGCAGCTGCCTTGAGTCTTTTATCTGATAAAGGGTTGCCCTATATCTCAGTTTTAACCGACCCAACAACCGGTGGTGTAGCTGCAAGTTTCGCTATGCTTGGCGATGTTATTATAGCAGAGCCAAATGCCTTGATAGGGTTTGCAGGCCCAAGGGTTATCGAGCAAACTATAGGCCATGGCTTACCCGAGGGATTCCAGAGATCTGAATTTTTACTTGAAAAGGGTTTTGTTGATATAATTGTAGAAAGAAAGGAACTTCCTAAATACATAGGTAAGTTTTTGCGCTATTTTTCTAAGTAA
- a CDS encoding acylphosphatase — protein sequence MPCKRLRITGVVQGVGYRAWAKRLAGMLGVSGYVKNMPDGSVEMVVCADDKIINVMINAAKKGPAASVVKDVEVFDTNYKLENKEFKIWV from the coding sequence ATGCCTTGCAAAAGGTTAAGAATAACAGGAGTTGTTCAAGGTGTTGGGTATAGAGCGTGGGCAAAAAGGCTCGCCGGTATGCTGGGTGTTAGTGGATATGTAAAAAATATGCCGGATGGTAGCGTTGAAATGGTTGTTTGTGCTGACGATAAAATAATTAATGTTATGATAAACGCCGCCAAGAAAGGTCCAGCGGCCAGCGTCGTTAAGGATGTTGAGGTTTTTGATACAAATTACAAACTGGAAAACAAGGAGTTTAAGATATGGGTGTAA
- the purM gene encoding phosphoribosylformylglycinamidine cyclo-ligase — MDYKSAGVDIDKGNRFAKAIKEMVEVLPKKGVISSIGGFSALLELNSFGCDRVLSSSTDGVGTKLLIAQMSGIHDTVGIDLVAMNVNDIITSGTKPLFFLDYISYSELEDRVLEDIVKGIVNGLSQSNAALIGGETAQMPGVYKDGEYDIAGFCVGIGKKDDLLPKPIEEGMSVVGFASSGFHSNGYSLLRKLFFEVGGYKLDSLVLDKPLVEWLLEPTRIYVKLFDEVKPWVKAASHITGGGFYDNIPRVLPDGVRVVIEKKSLPEIEIFEFVKNLGKINDSEMFRTFNMGVGFVVICCEKDVDKVISVSSDFGIEAYSIGYTIKGQKGVEIV, encoded by the coding sequence ATAGATTATAAATCTGCTGGTGTAGATATAGATAAAGGTAACAGATTTGCAAAGGCCATAAAAGAGATGGTAGAGGTTTTGCCAAAAAAAGGTGTTATCTCCTCGATAGGTGGTTTTTCTGCCCTTCTTGAACTAAACAGTTTTGGTTGTGATAGGGTTCTATCCTCATCTACAGACGGTGTTGGCACAAAGCTGTTGATTGCTCAGATGTCTGGCATTCACGATACGGTCGGCATAGACCTGGTTGCCATGAATGTGAATGATATTATTACAAGTGGAACAAAGCCGCTATTTTTTTTGGACTACATTTCATACAGTGAGCTTGAGGATAGGGTGCTTGAGGATATAGTTAAGGGTATAGTTAATGGCTTGAGTCAGTCAAATGCTGCCTTAATTGGCGGTGAAACGGCTCAAATGCCAGGTGTTTATAAAGATGGTGAGTATGATATCGCAGGTTTTTGTGTAGGTATTGGCAAAAAGGACGATCTCCTGCCAAAGCCTATAGAAGAGGGTATGTCTGTTGTTGGTTTTGCCTCAAGCGGCTTTCATTCTAACGGCTATTCGCTTTTGAGAAAATTATTTTTTGAGGTTGGCGGATACAAATTAGATAGTTTGGTTTTAGATAAACCGCTGGTTGAATGGTTGCTTGAGCCCACAAGGATATATGTAAAGCTCTTTGATGAGGTAAAACCATGGGTTAAAGCCGCATCTCATATAACAGGTGGTGGCTTTTATGATAATATTCCTCGTGTATTACCAGACGGAGTTAGGGTTGTTATTGAAAAAAAATCCCTTCCCGAGATTGAGATATTTGAGTTTGTTAAAAATTTAGGTAAAATTAATGATAGTGAAATGTTTAGAACATTTAACATGGGTGTTGGCTTTGTAGTTATCTGCTGCGAGAAAGATGTAGATAAAGTCATATCTGTTTCTTCTGATTTTGGCATAGAAGCATACAGTATTGGATATACCATTAAAGGGCAAAAAGGGGTGGAAATTGTATAG
- the gatB gene encoding Asp-tRNA(Asn)/Glu-tRNA(Gln) amidotransferase subunit GatB produces MEFEAVIGLEVHIQLLTNTKIFCSCSTDFGAPPNTHICPVCMGMPGVLPVLNKKVLDYAIKLGLALNCKINKFSRFARKNYFYPDLPKGYQISQYELPILEGGHVEIFVNGEYKKIGLERIHMEEDAGKTIHRPDGSYVDFNRAGVPLLEIVSLPVMHSPQEAGEYLRSLRRIVRYLGICDGNMEEGSLRCDANVSIRPKGQTKLGTKTELKNMNSFRHVEKALEYEIQRQIEVVEDGGKIIQQTRLWDEKTGMTKPMRSKEEAYEYRYFPDPDLVPIFIDDEWIERIKDEVPELPRQKLERFVEEYGLKEEDARVLVEEKSLADYFEEAAKGYKKPQSIANWILSELLGYLNKENKNIEDTLIKPNHIRELVELIDSGLISGKIAKTVFGKMYETAKSPKQIVEEEGLVQITDRSQIEGIVDEVIKANPKAVEQYKSGKKNTIGFFVGQVMKKTKGKANPKLVNEILASKLEEL; encoded by the coding sequence ATGGAGTTTGAGGCCGTAATAGGTTTAGAGGTTCACATACAGCTTCTGACCAATACAAAAATATTCTGTAGTTGCTCTACTGATTTTGGGGCACCTCCGAACACACACATATGCCCTGTGTGTATGGGTATGCCAGGGGTGCTTCCGGTACTTAACAAGAAGGTTTTGGATTATGCTATAAAATTAGGCTTGGCCCTAAATTGCAAAATAAATAAATTTTCACGGTTTGCAAGGAAGAATTATTTTTATCCAGATCTACCCAAGGGGTATCAGATATCGCAGTATGAATTGCCCATTTTGGAAGGTGGTCATGTTGAGATATTTGTTAACGGTGAATATAAAAAAATAGGGCTTGAGAGAATACATATGGAAGAGGACGCCGGAAAAACCATACACAGGCCAGATGGCAGTTATGTTGATTTTAACAGGGCTGGTGTTCCATTACTTGAGATAGTTTCTCTGCCTGTAATGCATTCCCCACAGGAGGCTGGTGAGTACTTGCGCTCATTGCGCAGGATTGTTAGATATTTGGGTATATGCGATGGCAATATGGAAGAGGGCTCTTTGAGGTGTGATGCGAATGTTTCTATAAGACCCAAAGGCCAGACAAAGCTTGGAACAAAAACAGAACTTAAGAATATGAATTCATTCAGGCATGTTGAGAAGGCATTGGAGTATGAAATTCAACGCCAGATAGAGGTTGTGGAAGATGGAGGAAAAATAATACAGCAAACAAGGTTATGGGATGAAAAGACCGGAATGACTAAACCAATGAGAAGCAAAGAAGAGGCTTATGAATACAGATACTTCCCAGATCCAGATCTTGTGCCTATTTTTATAGATGATGAGTGGATAGAAAGGATAAAGGACGAGGTGCCTGAGCTTCCAAGGCAAAAATTAGAACGTTTTGTTGAAGAGTATGGTTTAAAAGAAGAGGATGCAAGGGTTTTGGTTGAAGAAAAATCATTAGCTGACTACTTTGAAGAAGCTGCAAAGGGCTATAAAAAGCCACAGTCAATAGCAAACTGGATATTGTCAGAGCTTTTGGGCTATCTGAATAAGGAAAACAAAAACATAGAGGATACCTTAATTAAGCCAAATCATATAAGAGAGCTTGTTGAACTTATAGATAGTGGCCTTATAAGCGGTAAAATCGCAAAAACCGTTTTTGGCAAGATGTATGAAACTGCTAAGTCACCCAAGCAGATTGTTGAAGAAGAGGGTCTTGTTCAAATAACTGATAGATCACAAATTGAAGGTATTGTAGATGAGGTAATTAAGGCCAATCCAAAGGCCGTTGAGCAGTATAAATCTGGCAAAAAGAATACAATAGGTTTCTTTGTGGGTCAGGTTATGAAAAAGACAAAGGGTAAGGCAAATCCAAAGCTTGTTAATGAGATACTTGCTTCTAAATTGGAGGAGTTATGA
- the purN gene encoding phosphoribosylglycinamide formyltransferase: protein MYRLGVLLSGRGSNFESILNAIKSGYIKNAEIVVVLSNKADARGLEKAKESGIDAFFINPNGLQREEYDKKLVSLLKGYSVDYVILAGYMRILSDYFIESFENKILNIHPALLPSFKGLHAQRQALEAGVRFAGATVHFVTKELDSGPIIVQSVVPVFDADTEGSLSNRILKTEHKIYPLAVKLLSEDRIKLKGNRVMIEGDFLDADFFALNPIGGGKDGV, encoded by the coding sequence TTGTATAGGTTGGGAGTACTTTTATCAGGCAGGGGTTCAAACTTTGAATCCATATTGAATGCTATAAAATCAGGCTATATAAAAAACGCAGAAATTGTCGTTGTTTTAAGCAATAAAGCCGATGCAAGAGGGTTGGAGAAAGCTAAAGAGTCTGGTATAGATGCCTTCTTTATAAATCCTAATGGCTTACAGAGGGAGGAATACGACAAAAAACTCGTTAGTTTATTAAAGGGTTATAGTGTTGATTATGTAATTTTAGCTGGATATATGAGAATACTTTCTGATTATTTCATTGAGAGTTTTGAGAATAAGATTTTGAACATACATCCTGCGCTTTTGCCGTCGTTTAAAGGTTTGCATGCTCAAAGACAGGCACTTGAGGCCGGCGTTAGGTTTGCCGGTGCAACTGTGCATTTTGTTACAAAAGAATTAGATTCAGGTCCCATAATAGTCCAATCTGTAGTTCCTGTATTTGATGCAGATACAGAAGGGAGCTTATCGAATAGAATTCTAAAGACTGAGCATAAGATTTATCCTTTGGCTGTGAAGCTTTTAAGTGAGGATAGAATAAAACTAAAGGGAAATAGGGTTATGATAGAAGGCGATTTTTTAGATGCCGATTTTTTTGCACTTAATCCAATAGGCGGAGGAAAAGATGGAGTTTGA
- a CDS encoding dihydroorotase, translated as MRTVIRNGYVIAPSNDFEGFADVSIVDGVIEMVGDVEGVSIDEEIDATGLVVAPGFVDIHAHLRDPGFTYKETIETGMRAAVKGGFTAICCMPNTNPTIDNIQTVEYIKSKAANVGICDVYPIGTITKGEKGEELTDMMSLKEAGCVAFSDDGRPVMNAEVLRKALIYAEDLNVPLTLHEEDLNISGDGVVNEGKIAFELGLKGIPNVSESSIIARDVEIAKSTNTHLHICHVSTKESIDVLKKAKMDSGRITFEVTPHHLSLTDEEIKDYNTFAKVNPPLRSKEDVKAVHGAFSLGLVDAIATDHAPHDEDSKRCTIQNAAFGISGFETAFAVVNTYLVETGVVSLADAIALMTVKPARIFHLDTGTLNEGSSANIVLIDKNREWVVDRNKFVSKGKNTPYHDKKLKGAIVKTFYKGMIVYSEEV; from the coding sequence ATGAGGACAGTTATAAGGAACGGTTATGTTATAGCGCCGTCAAATGATTTTGAAGGCTTTGCTGATGTGTCTATTGTTGATGGTGTTATAGAAATGGTAGGAGATGTTGAAGGGGTTAGTATAGATGAGGAAATAGATGCCACCGGGCTTGTGGTAGCACCGGGTTTTGTTGATATACATGCACACCTAAGAGACCCAGGTTTTACTTATAAGGAAACCATAGAAACAGGTATGAGAGCCGCTGTTAAAGGTGGTTTTACCGCTATTTGCTGCATGCCCAATACAAATCCTACTATAGATAATATACAAACGGTTGAGTATATAAAATCAAAAGCTGCCAATGTTGGGATATGCGATGTTTATCCTATAGGCACAATCACTAAGGGAGAAAAGGGTGAAGAATTAACTGATATGATGAGCTTAAAAGAAGCCGGCTGTGTGGCTTTTTCTGACGATGGAAGGCCTGTTATGAATGCTGAGGTTTTGAGAAAGGCCTTAATTTATGCTGAGGATTTAAATGTTCCCCTTACGCTACATGAAGAGGATTTAAACATAAGTGGGGATGGAGTTGTAAATGAGGGCAAGATTGCTTTTGAGTTGGGTTTAAAGGGCATTCCTAATGTGTCCGAATCTTCTATTATAGCAAGAGATGTGGAGATAGCAAAAAGCACAAATACTCACCTGCATATATGTCATGTTAGCACAAAAGAGTCAATAGATGTATTAAAAAAGGCCAAAATGGATAGTGGTAGAATTACATTTGAAGTTACTCCGCATCACCTATCATTGACGGATGAGGAGATTAAAGATTACAATACATTTGCCAAGGTTAATCCTCCTCTTAGAAGCAAAGAGGATGTTAAGGCTGTTCATGGTGCTTTTTCTTTGGGGCTTGTGGATGCCATAGCCACAGACCATGCGCCTCACGATGAGGATTCCAAGCGCTGTACCATACAAAACGCGGCATTTGGTATAAGCGGTTTTGAGACGGCTTTTGCTGTTGTGAATACATACCTTGTTGAGACGGGCGTTGTAAGCCTTGCAGACGCCATAGCATTAATGACAGTCAAGCCTGCAAGGATTTTTCATCTTGATACTGGAACACTTAATGAAGGGAGTTCTGCTAATATTGTATTAATTGATAAAAATAGAGAATGGGTAGTTGATAGAAATAAATTTGTATCCAAAGGCAAGAATACTCCTTATCATGATAAAAAACTCAAAGGAGCGATTGTTAAAACATTTTATAAAGGAATGATAGTTTATTCAGAAGAGGTGTGA